A genomic stretch from Theropithecus gelada isolate Dixy chromosome 2, Tgel_1.0, whole genome shotgun sequence includes:
- the KIAA1143 gene encoding uncharacterized protein KIAA1143 homolog isoform X2, producing MSKRNQVSYVRPAEPAFLARFKERVGYREGPTIETKRIQPQPPDEDGDHSDKEDEQPQVVVLKKGDLSVEEVMKIKAEIKAAKADEEPAPADGRIIYRKPVKRPSDEKYSGLTASSKKKKPNEDEINQDSVKKSSQKQIKNSSLLSFDNEDENE from the exons ATGAGCAAGCGGAACCAGGTATCGTACGTACGGCCAGCCGAGCCAGCGTTTCTGGCCCGCTTCAAGGAACGGGTCGGCTACAGGGAGGGACCCACCATAGAGACTAAG AGAATTCAGCCTCAGCCCCCAGATGAAGATGGGGATCACAGTGACAAAGAAGATGAACAGCCTCAAGTGGTGGTTTTGAAAAAGGGAGACCTGTCAGTTGAAGAAGTCatgaaaattaaagcagaaataaaggcTGCCAAAGCAG ATGAAGAACCAGCTCCAGCTGATGGAAGAATCATATACCGAAAACCAGTCAAGCGTCCCTCAGATGAAAAATATTCAGGTTTAACAGCAAgctcaaaaaagaagaagccaaatgaagatgaaataaatcaGGACTCGGTCAAAAAGAGctcacaaaaacaaattaaaaatagtagcCTCCTTTCTTTTGACAACGAAGATGAAAATGAGTGA
- the KIAA1143 gene encoding uncharacterized protein KIAA1143 homolog isoform X3 — translation MSKRNQVSYVRPAEPAFLARFKERVGYREGPTIETKRIQPQPPDEDGDHSDKEDEQPQVVVLKKGDLSVEEVMKIKAEIKAAKADKGKIMRRRKFLKILFLLR, via the exons ATGAGCAAGCGGAACCAGGTATCGTACGTACGGCCAGCCGAGCCAGCGTTTCTGGCCCGCTTCAAGGAACGGGTCGGCTACAGGGAGGGACCCACCATAGAGACTAAG AGAATTCAGCCTCAGCCCCCAGATGAAGATGGGGATCACAGTGACAAAGAAGATGAACAGCCTCAAGTGGTGGTTTTGAAAAAGGGAGACCTGTCAGTTGAAGAAGTCatgaaaattaaagcagaaataaaggcTGCCAAAGCAG ATAAAGGCAAAATAATGAGGAGAAGAAAGttcttaaaaattctgtttttgctCAGATGA